A part of Mycolicibacterium sp. TUM20985 genomic DNA contains:
- the argB gene encoding acetylglutamate kinase: MSPTVSHTKGAVLAEALPWLKQLHGKIVVVKYGGNAMTDDDLKAAFAADMVFLRNCGIHPVVVHGGGPQISAMLKRLGIAGDFKGGFRVTTPEVLDVARMVLFGQVGRELVGLINAHGPYAVGITGEDARLFTAVRRSVTVDGVATDIGLVGDVEKVDTRAVTDLIAAGRIPVISTIAPDEAGVVHNINADTAAAALAEALSAEKLLMLTDVEGLYTSWPDRSSLVSEIDVTTLTGLLPTLESGMVPKIEACLRAVEGGVPSAHVIDGRVEHCVLVELFTNEGSGTKVVMK; the protein is encoded by the coding sequence GTGAGCCCTACCGTCTCGCACACGAAGGGCGCGGTGCTCGCCGAGGCCCTGCCCTGGCTCAAGCAGCTTCACGGCAAGATCGTCGTCGTCAAGTACGGCGGCAACGCCATGACCGACGACGACCTCAAGGCCGCCTTCGCCGCGGACATGGTGTTCCTGCGCAACTGCGGCATCCATCCGGTCGTCGTGCACGGCGGCGGCCCGCAGATCAGTGCCATGCTCAAGCGGCTCGGGATCGCAGGCGACTTCAAGGGCGGATTCCGCGTCACCACACCGGAAGTCCTCGACGTCGCCAGGATGGTGCTGTTCGGTCAGGTCGGCCGGGAACTCGTCGGTCTCATCAACGCGCACGGCCCCTACGCCGTCGGCATCACCGGCGAGGACGCCCGGTTGTTCACCGCCGTGCGGCGCAGCGTGACGGTGGACGGGGTGGCCACCGACATCGGGCTGGTCGGCGACGTCGAGAAGGTCGACACCCGAGCGGTGACGGATCTCATTGCCGCAGGCCGCATCCCGGTGATCTCGACCATCGCACCCGACGAGGCCGGCGTGGTGCACAACATCAACGCCGACACCGCCGCCGCCGCCCTGGCCGAGGCGCTCTCGGCCGAGAAGTTGCTGATGCTCACCGACGTCGAGGGGCTGTACACCAGCTGGCCCGACCGCTCGTCACTCGTCAGCGAGATCGACGTCACGACACTGACGGGGCTGCTGCCGACGCTGGAGTCGGGCATGGTGCCCAAGATCGAGGCGTGCCTGCGCGCGGTCGAGGGGGGAGTGCCCAGCGCCCACGTCATCGACGGCAGGGTCGAGCACTGCGTACTGGTGGAGTTGTTCACGAACGAAGGATCGGGGACGAAGGTGGTGATGAAGTGA
- a CDS encoding arginine repressor — MSTATRAGRQARIVTLLSSKSVRSQSELAAILAAEGIDVTQATLSRDLEELGAVKLRGADGGIGVYVVPEDGSPVRGVAGGTDRMSRLLGDLLVSTDASGNLAVLRTPPGGAHYLASAIDRSALPYVVGTIAGDDTILVVAREPMTGAELASTLEELK, encoded by the coding sequence ATGAGCACGGCTACCAGAGCAGGTCGACAGGCGCGCATCGTGACGCTCCTGTCATCGAAGTCCGTGCGCAGTCAGAGCGAGCTTGCCGCGATCCTGGCGGCCGAGGGGATCGACGTCACCCAGGCCACGCTCTCACGGGACCTCGAGGAACTCGGCGCCGTCAAACTGCGGGGTGCCGACGGCGGAATCGGCGTCTACGTGGTGCCCGAGGACGGCAGCCCGGTACGCGGGGTCGCCGGCGGCACCGACCGCATGTCGCGACTGCTGGGTGATCTGCTGGTGTCGACCGACGCCAGCGGCAACCTCGCCGTTCTCCGCACCCCGCCCGGCGGTGCCCACTATCTGGCCAGCGCGATCGACCGCTCGGCCCTGCCCTACGTCGTCGGCACCATTGCCGGGGATGACACCATCCTGGTGGTCGCGCGCGAACCCATGACGGGCGCCGAGCTGGCCAGCACTCTCGAAGAACTGAAATAA
- the argH gene encoding argininosuccinate lyase, producing MSTNEGSLWGGRFADGPSDALAALSKSTHFDWVLAPHDVKASKAHALVLFRAGLLTEAQRDGLLAGLDALGRDVDDGSFQPLPSDEDVHGALERGLIERAGEDLGGRLRAGRSRNDQVATLFRMWLRDAMRTVGTGVLDVVGALATQAASHPTEIMPGKTHLQSAQPILLAHHLLAHAHPLLRDVDRILDLDDRVAISPYGAGALAGSSLGLDPDAIAADLGFTAAADNSIDATASRDFAAEAAFVLAMIAVDLSRLAEDVILWSTTEFGYVTLHDAWSTGSSIMPQKKNPDIAELARGKSGRLIGNLTGLLATLKAQPLAYNRDLQEDKEPVFDSVAQLQLLLPAMTGLVGTLIFDAERMAELAPRGYTLATDVAEWLVRQGFAFRVAHEAAGAAVRTAEARGVGLEELTDDEFKAIHPGLTPEVREVLTVEGSVNSRDARGGTAPSQVAKQLQVVRDTADRLWIRLQS from the coding sequence GTGAGCACCAACGAGGGCTCGCTGTGGGGCGGCCGGTTCGCCGACGGCCCGTCCGACGCGCTGGCCGCCTTGAGCAAGTCGACACACTTCGACTGGGTGCTGGCACCCCATGACGTCAAGGCGTCGAAGGCGCACGCGCTGGTGCTGTTCCGCGCGGGGCTGCTGACCGAGGCGCAACGCGACGGCCTGCTCGCGGGGTTGGACGCCCTCGGCAGGGACGTCGACGACGGCAGCTTCCAGCCGCTGCCCAGCGATGAGGACGTTCACGGCGCCCTCGAACGCGGGCTGATCGAACGCGCCGGTGAGGACCTCGGCGGCCGTCTGCGGGCGGGCCGATCGCGCAACGACCAGGTGGCCACGCTGTTTCGGATGTGGCTGCGCGACGCGATGCGGACCGTCGGCACCGGCGTGCTCGACGTGGTGGGGGCGTTGGCCACCCAGGCGGCATCGCACCCGACCGAGATCATGCCGGGCAAGACGCACCTGCAGTCGGCGCAACCCATCCTGCTGGCACACCACCTGCTCGCACACGCACACCCGCTGCTTCGCGACGTCGACCGCATCCTCGATCTCGACGACCGTGTGGCGATCTCCCCGTACGGCGCCGGGGCGCTCGCCGGATCGTCGCTGGGTTTGGATCCCGACGCGATCGCCGCGGACCTCGGCTTCACGGCCGCCGCCGACAACTCGATCGACGCGACGGCGTCGCGTGACTTCGCCGCCGAAGCCGCGTTCGTGCTCGCGATGATCGCCGTGGACCTGTCCCGGCTCGCCGAGGACGTGATCCTCTGGAGCACAACCGAATTCGGCTACGTCACCCTGCACGACGCCTGGTCGACGGGTAGTTCGATCATGCCGCAGAAGAAGAATCCCGACATCGCCGAGTTGGCGCGCGGCAAGTCGGGTCGGCTGATCGGCAACCTCACCGGTCTGCTGGCCACGCTGAAGGCGCAACCGTTGGCGTACAACCGGGATCTGCAGGAGGACAAGGAGCCGGTCTTCGACTCAGTCGCCCAGCTACAGCTGCTCTTGCCGGCGATGACCGGGCTCGTCGGCACGCTGATCTTCGACGCCGAACGCATGGCGGAGCTCGCACCGCGCGGGTACACGCTCGCCACCGATGTCGCGGAATGGCTGGTGCGACAAGGGTTTGCGTTCCGCGTTGCCCATGAAGCCGCGGGCGCCGCAGTGCGAACCGCCGAGGCTCGCGGGGTCGGGCTCGAGGAGCTGACCGACGACGAGTTCAAGGCCATCCATCCTGGGCTGACACCCGAGGTGCGCGAGGTGCTCACGGTGGAGGGCTCGGTGAACTCACGCGACGCCCGGGGTGGCACCGCGCCCTCGCAGGTCGCCAAGCAGCTTCAGGTGGTCCGCGACACCGCCGATCGACTCTGGATCCGGCTGCAGTCCTAG
- the argJ gene encoding bifunctional glutamate N-acetyltransferase/amino-acid acetyltransferase ArgJ, with translation MNLVRNQGVTAPSGFRATGISAGIKASGRPDLALVFNEGPDYAAAGVFTRNKVKAAPVLWSQQVMTTRRLRAVILNSGGANACTGPLGFQDTHATAEAVANALSDWGTETGAIEVAVCSTGLIGDRLPMDKVLGGVKDIVHEMAGGLSGGAEAAQAIMTTDTVPKQVALHHQGKWTVGGMAKGAGMLAPSLATMLCVITTDAVADADALDRALRNAAALTFDRLDVDGSCSTNDTVLLLASGASEVTPTQDELDAAVRAVCDDLCAQLQADAEGVTKRVAVTVTGAANEDDAVVAARVIARDSLVKTAIFGSDPNWGRVLAAVGMAPVDMAADQISVSFNGFPVCIDGTGAPGARDVDLSGTDISVTVDLAVGSGEATVRTTDLSHAYVEENSAYSS, from the coding sequence ATGAATCTCGTACGCAATCAGGGCGTCACCGCACCGTCGGGCTTCCGCGCCACCGGCATCTCCGCGGGCATCAAGGCCTCCGGCAGGCCCGACCTGGCGCTGGTCTTCAACGAGGGCCCCGACTACGCCGCCGCCGGCGTCTTCACGCGCAACAAGGTGAAGGCCGCGCCCGTGCTGTGGAGCCAGCAGGTGATGACCACCAGACGGCTTCGCGCCGTCATCCTCAACTCCGGCGGCGCCAATGCCTGCACCGGCCCCCTGGGCTTCCAAGACACGCACGCAACCGCGGAGGCCGTGGCCAACGCGTTGTCGGACTGGGGCACCGAGACCGGGGCCATCGAAGTCGCGGTCTGCTCAACGGGTTTGATCGGCGACCGACTGCCGATGGACAAGGTCCTCGGCGGCGTCAAGGACATCGTGCACGAGATGGCCGGTGGCTTGAGCGGTGGCGCCGAGGCGGCGCAGGCGATCATGACCACCGACACCGTCCCGAAGCAGGTGGCACTGCACCATCAGGGCAAGTGGACCGTCGGCGGCATGGCCAAGGGCGCCGGGATGCTGGCGCCGTCACTGGCCACCATGCTGTGCGTCATCACCACCGACGCCGTCGCCGACGCCGACGCGCTCGACCGCGCGCTGCGCAACGCCGCGGCCCTGACGTTCGACAGGCTCGACGTCGACGGCAGCTGCTCCACCAACGACACCGTGCTGCTGCTCGCCTCCGGTGCCAGCGAGGTCACCCCGACGCAGGATGAACTCGACGCGGCGGTACGCGCGGTCTGCGACGACCTGTGTGCACAGCTGCAGGCCGATGCGGAGGGCGTCACCAAGCGCGTCGCCGTCACGGTCACCGGCGCGGCGAATGAGGACGACGCGGTCGTCGCGGCCCGTGTCATCGCGCGCGACAGCCTGGTCAAGACGGCGATCTTCGGCTCCGATCCCAACTGGGGACGAGTGCTCGCAGCGGTGGGCATGGCACCCGTCGACATGGCCGCGGACCAGATCAGCGTGTCATTCAATGGCTTTCCGGTGTGCATCGACGGTACGGGCGCCCCAGGAGCCCGCGACGTCGACCTGTCCGGTACCGACATCTCCGTCACCGTGGACCTGGCCGTCGGTTCCGGCGAGGCCACCGTTCGGACCACGGACCTCTCGCACGCCTACGTCGAAGAGAACTCGGCGTACAGCTCGTGA
- a CDS encoding GNAT family N-acetyltransferase, whose translation MITIRDERPSDVTAIRAVTTAAFADVRQSRQTEAAIIDVLRTAGALTLSLVAVDADDEIVGHVAVSPVTIDGAADVDWYGGGPLSVRPSRQRDGIGTALVGAAFERLRDIGARGCVLVGDPDYYRRFGFTSASSLVMPGVPPENVLALALDDEVPAGMVAFHPAFAAAEDDTPE comes from the coding sequence ATGATCACCATCCGGGATGAGCGCCCATCCGACGTCACCGCGATCCGCGCGGTCACGACGGCGGCCTTCGCCGACGTACGGCAGAGTCGTCAGACCGAGGCGGCGATCATCGACGTCCTGCGGACAGCCGGGGCGCTGACTCTCTCGCTGGTGGCCGTCGACGCCGACGACGAGATCGTCGGTCACGTCGCGGTGTCGCCTGTCACGATCGATGGTGCAGCCGATGTCGACTGGTATGGCGGTGGCCCCCTGTCGGTGCGCCCGAGCCGACAGCGCGACGGCATCGGCACCGCGCTCGTTGGGGCCGCCTTCGAACGTCTGCGGGACATCGGGGCACGGGGATGCGTCCTCGTTGGTGACCCCGACTACTACCGCAGGTTCGGCTTTACCTCCGCTTCGTCGCTGGTCATGCCAGGGGTGCCGCCCGAGAACGTGTTGGCGCTAGCCCTGGACGACGAGGTGCCCGCCGGGATGGTCGCCTTCCACCCGGCCTTCGCCGCCGCGGAGGACGACACGCCGGAGTAG
- a CDS encoding dihydrofolate reductase family protein, with amino-acid sequence MTYSLGVTLDGYVMDPDGGIDWAVPDEEVFAFCLEEISGIGVHLLGRRLYETMLYWETTDHDPPLDDAELEWAALWQALPRVVFSRTLSAVQGNARLASAGLAEEIGRLRAEPGPGNIAIGGAALAAEAAALDLIDEYRIRVYPVLLGGGVPFFAPLGRQVKLELVGTRTFRSGVVFLHHRVVR; translated from the coding sequence GTGACCTATTCATTGGGCGTAACCCTCGACGGCTACGTCATGGACCCCGACGGCGGCATCGACTGGGCGGTGCCCGACGAGGAGGTCTTCGCCTTCTGCCTCGAGGAGATCTCGGGGATCGGCGTCCATCTGCTGGGCCGACGACTCTACGAGACGATGCTGTATTGGGAGACCACCGACCACGACCCACCGCTCGACGACGCCGAGCTCGAGTGGGCCGCTCTCTGGCAGGCGCTCCCGCGGGTGGTGTTCTCCCGCACGCTGTCAGCCGTGCAGGGCAATGCCCGCCTGGCGTCGGCCGGCCTGGCAGAGGAGATCGGGCGACTGCGCGCGGAGCCTGGCCCGGGAAACATCGCGATCGGCGGCGCCGCCCTCGCGGCGGAGGCGGCCGCGTTGGATCTGATCGACGAATACCGAATCAGGGTCTATCCGGTGCTGCTGGGCGGTGGCGTCCCGTTCTTCGCCCCGCTCGGGCGGCAGGTGAAGCTCGAGCTCGTCGGCACGCGCACCTTCAGGTCGGGAGTCGTGTTCCTCCACCACCGCGTGGTGCGCTAG
- the argF gene encoding ornithine carbamoyltransferase, whose protein sequence is MTVRNFLRDDDLSPSEQAEVLSLAAELKAEPFSRRPLDGPRGVAVIFEKNSTRTRFSFEMGIAQLGGHAVVVDGRSTQLGREETLEDTGKVLSRYVDAIVWRTFAQERLTAMASGSTVPIVNALSDEFHPCQVLADLQTLAERKGGMSGLKGLKMTYFGDGANNMAHSLMLGGVTAGIDVTIAAPTGFEPARQFVAAAERRAADTGATVTVTADAKAAATGADVLVTDTWTSMGQENDGLDRVRPFRPFQVNGELLALADQDAVVLHCLPAHRGHEITDDVIDGPQSAVWDEAENRLHAQKALLVWLLEQS, encoded by the coding sequence GTGACCGTCCGGAACTTCCTGCGCGATGACGACCTCTCTCCCAGTGAGCAGGCCGAAGTTCTTTCTCTCGCAGCCGAACTCAAGGCCGAGCCGTTCAGCAGACGCCCGCTGGATGGGCCGCGCGGCGTTGCGGTCATCTTCGAGAAGAACTCCACCAGGACGCGCTTCTCGTTCGAGATGGGCATCGCCCAACTGGGCGGTCATGCCGTCGTGGTCGACGGCCGCAGCACGCAGCTGGGCCGTGAGGAGACACTCGAGGACACCGGAAAGGTGCTGTCCCGGTATGTCGACGCGATCGTGTGGCGGACCTTCGCGCAGGAACGACTGACCGCCATGGCCTCGGGCTCGACGGTGCCGATCGTCAATGCGCTGTCCGACGAGTTCCACCCCTGTCAGGTGCTGGCCGACCTGCAGACGCTGGCCGAACGCAAGGGGGGAATGTCGGGCCTCAAAGGGCTGAAGATGACCTACTTCGGTGACGGTGCCAACAACATGGCGCACTCGCTGATGTTGGGTGGTGTCACCGCGGGCATCGACGTGACCATCGCCGCACCAACGGGTTTCGAGCCTGCCCGGCAGTTCGTTGCGGCCGCGGAACGCCGCGCTGCCGACACCGGGGCCACCGTCACCGTGACGGCCGACGCGAAGGCGGCCGCCACGGGTGCCGACGTCCTGGTCACCGACACCTGGACGTCGATGGGGCAGGAGAACGACGGCCTCGACCGGGTGCGTCCGTTCCGTCCGTTCCAGGTCAACGGTGAGCTGTTGGCGCTCGCCGACCAGGACGCCGTGGTGCTGCACTGCCTGCCCGCCCACCGCGGGCACGAGATCACCGACGACGTCATCGACGGGCCGCAGAGCGCGGTCTGGGACGAGGCCGAGAACCGGCTGCACGCGCAGAAGGCGCTGCTGGTGTGGCTGTTGGAACAGTCGTGA
- the argC gene encoding N-acetyl-gamma-glutamyl-phosphate reductase: MISIAVAGASGYAGGEILRLLLGHPALADGRLTLGALTAAASAGTSVTEHHPHLLPLADRILEPTSADVLAGHDVVFLALPHGHSAALAEQLGPDTLIIDCGADFRLTDPAAWERFYGSAHAGSWPYGLPELPGGREALRHAKRIAVPGCYPTAALLALLPALAEDLVEPAVTVVAVSGTSGAGRAAKVDLLGAEIIGSARAYNVGGAHRHTPEIAQGLRTVTDKDVTVSFTPVLIPTSRGILATCTARTEASLSEIRAAYEKAYGGEPFVHLLSEGRLPSTGSVIGSNAAQVAVAVDADAGVLVALCAIDNLVKGTGGAAVQSMNLALGWPETEGLSIVGVAP, translated from the coding sequence ATGATCTCCATCGCGGTGGCCGGAGCCAGCGGGTACGCCGGCGGCGAGATACTCCGACTGCTGCTCGGCCACCCGGCCCTGGCGGACGGGCGCCTGACCCTCGGAGCATTGACCGCCGCGGCGAGCGCAGGCACCAGCGTGACCGAACACCACCCCCACCTGCTGCCGCTCGCCGACCGGATCCTCGAACCGACCAGCGCCGACGTGCTGGCCGGCCACGACGTCGTCTTCCTCGCCCTGCCGCACGGGCACTCCGCGGCGCTGGCCGAGCAACTCGGCCCCGACACGCTGATCATCGACTGCGGCGCCGACTTCCGGCTCACCGATCCCGCGGCGTGGGAACGGTTCTACGGTTCGGCCCACGCGGGCAGCTGGCCCTACGGGCTGCCCGAACTTCCCGGCGGACGAGAGGCGCTGCGGCACGCCAAGCGCATCGCCGTTCCCGGTTGCTACCCGACCGCCGCGCTGCTCGCCCTGCTTCCCGCGCTCGCCGAGGACCTCGTCGAACCCGCCGTTACGGTCGTCGCCGTGAGCGGCACCTCCGGTGCGGGCCGCGCGGCGAAGGTCGACCTCCTCGGCGCCGAGATCATCGGCTCGGCCAGGGCGTACAACGTCGGCGGCGCGCACCGGCACACCCCCGAGATCGCGCAGGGTCTGCGGACCGTCACCGACAAGGACGTCACGGTGTCGTTCACCCCCGTACTGATCCCGACGTCGCGCGGCATCCTCGCGACCTGCACCGCCCGCACCGAGGCCTCGCTCTCCGAGATCCGCGCGGCCTACGAGAAGGCATACGGCGGTGAGCCGTTCGTGCATCTACTCTCGGAGGGCCGACTGCCTTCCACGGGTTCTGTGATCGGCAGCAACGCCGCCCAGGTCGCCGTCGCCGTCGACGCGGACGCCGGCGTGCTGGTGGCGCTGTGCGCGATCGACAACCTCGTCAAGGGCACCGGAGGGGCGGCCGTGCAGTCGATGAACCTGGCGTTGGGTTGGCCCGAGACGGAAGGACTTTCGATCGTGGGGGTGGCACCATGA
- a CDS encoding argininosuccinate synthase — MSERVILAYSGGLDTSVAISWIGKETGREVVAVAIDLGQGGEDMELVRQRALDCGAVEAVVVDARDEFADEYCLPTITSNALYMDRYPLVSAISRPLIVKHLVDAAREYGGGIVAHGCTGKGNDQVRFEVGFASLAPDLEVLAPVRDYAWTREKAIAFAEENAIPINVTKRSPFSVDQNVWGRAVETGFLEHLWNAPTKDVYDYTEDPTVNWSSPDEVIVGFEKGRPVSIDGRGVSVLEAIVELNRRAGAQGVGRLDVVEDRLVGIKSREIYEAPGAMVLITAHTELEHVTLERELARFKRTTDQRWGELVYDGLWYSPLKRSLETFVASTQEHVTGEIRMVLHGGHIAVNGRRSAESLYDFNLATYDEGDTFDQSSAKGFVHVHGLSSKIAARRDLDGAPH, encoded by the coding sequence ATGTCCGAACGCGTCATCCTGGCGTACTCCGGCGGTCTGGATACGTCCGTGGCGATCAGCTGGATCGGCAAGGAGACCGGGCGCGAGGTCGTGGCCGTCGCGATCGATCTTGGCCAGGGCGGTGAGGACATGGAGCTCGTCCGGCAGCGCGCCCTGGACTGTGGCGCCGTCGAGGCGGTCGTGGTGGACGCCCGCGATGAGTTCGCCGACGAATACTGCCTGCCAACCATCACCAGCAATGCGCTGTACATGGACCGCTATCCGCTGGTGTCGGCGATCAGCCGACCGCTGATCGTCAAGCACCTGGTGGACGCCGCGCGTGAGTACGGCGGCGGCATCGTGGCGCATGGCTGCACCGGCAAGGGTAACGACCAGGTGCGGTTCGAGGTCGGGTTCGCTTCGCTGGCACCCGATCTCGAGGTGCTGGCGCCCGTCCGCGACTACGCGTGGACACGGGAGAAGGCCATCGCCTTCGCCGAGGAGAACGCCATCCCCATCAACGTCACCAAGCGGTCGCCGTTCTCGGTCGACCAGAACGTGTGGGGACGGGCGGTGGAAACGGGCTTCCTGGAACATCTTTGGAATGCCCCCACGAAGGATGTCTACGACTACACCGAGGATCCGACGGTCAACTGGAGCTCACCCGACGAGGTGATCGTCGGCTTCGAGAAGGGCAGGCCGGTCTCCATAGATGGGCGCGGCGTGTCCGTCCTTGAGGCCATCGTCGAGCTGAACCGTCGCGCCGGGGCGCAGGGCGTCGGCCGGCTCGACGTCGTCGAGGACCGGCTGGTGGGCATCAAGAGCCGCGAGATCTACGAGGCACCCGGCGCCATGGTGTTGATCACCGCGCACACCGAACTCGAGCACGTGACGCTGGAGCGCGAGCTGGCCAGGTTCAAGCGGACCACCGATCAGCGCTGGGGCGAACTGGTCTACGACGGGCTCTGGTACTCGCCGCTGAAGCGTTCCCTGGAGACGTTCGTCGCGAGCACCCAGGAACACGTGACGGGGGAGATCCGCATGGTGTTGCACGGCGGCCACATCGCGGTGAACGGCAGGCGCAGCGCCGAGTCGTTGTACGACTTCAACCTCGCCACCTACGACGAGGGTGACACCTTCGATCAGTCCAGCGCGAAGGGCTTCGTGCACGTGCACGGGCTGTCCTCGAAGATCGCCGCCCGCCGGGACCTCGACGGTGCCCCCCACTAG
- a CDS encoding acetylornithine transaminase gives MMDNYGTPAVALVSGDGAVVTDADGKSYVDLLGGIAVNVLGHRHPAVIDAVTKQLNTLGHTSNLYATEPAIALAEALVAHLGGDTKARVFFCNSGTEANEVAFKISRLTGRTELVAAEGAFHGRTMGSLSLTGQPSKQAPFEPLPGNVTHVPYGDVDALAGAVTDETAAVFLEPIMGEGGVVTPPPGYLAAAREITARHGALLVLDEVQTGVGRTGSFYAHQHDGITPDVVTLAKGLGGGLPIGACLAIGDAAALLTPGLHGSTFGGNPVCTAAALAVLATLATDDLIARADVLGKTISHGIEAIGHPLVDHVRGRGLLRGIVLTAPHGKAVETAAREAGFLVNAATPNVVRLAPPLVVTDAQIDAFLTALPAVLDTAMEAS, from the coding sequence ATGATGGACAACTACGGCACGCCCGCGGTCGCGCTGGTCAGCGGTGACGGTGCCGTCGTCACCGACGCAGACGGGAAGTCCTACGTGGACCTACTCGGCGGCATCGCGGTCAACGTGCTCGGGCATCGACATCCCGCGGTCATCGACGCCGTCACCAAGCAGTTGAACACCCTCGGTCACACGTCCAACCTGTATGCCACCGAGCCCGCCATCGCCCTGGCCGAGGCCCTGGTGGCACACCTGGGCGGTGACACCAAGGCGCGAGTCTTCTTCTGCAACTCCGGCACCGAGGCCAACGAGGTGGCCTTCAAGATCTCCCGCCTGACCGGCCGCACCGAGTTGGTCGCCGCCGAGGGCGCGTTCCACGGCCGCACCATGGGCTCGCTGTCGCTGACCGGTCAGCCGTCGAAGCAGGCGCCGTTCGAACCGCTGCCCGGCAACGTCACCCACGTGCCCTACGGCGATGTCGACGCACTCGCCGGCGCCGTCACCGATGAGACTGCCGCCGTCTTCCTCGAACCGATCATGGGGGAGGGCGGGGTCGTCACGCCGCCACCCGGGTACCTCGCCGCGGCCCGCGAGATCACCGCCCGGCACGGTGCTCTGCTGGTGCTCGACGAGGTGCAGACGGGTGTCGGCCGGACGGGCTCGTTCTACGCCCATCAGCACGACGGCATCACCCCCGACGTGGTCACCCTGGCCAAGGGGCTTGGCGGTGGTCTACCCATCGGTGCCTGCCTCGCGATTGGCGACGCCGCCGCCCTGCTGACCCCTGGCCTGCACGGCAGCACCTTCGGGGGCAATCCCGTGTGCACCGCCGCAGCGCTGGCCGTTCTGGCGACGTTGGCCACCGACGACCTCATCGCGCGCGCCGACGTCCTCGGCAAGACCATCAGCCACGGCATCGAGGCCATCGGCCATCCGCTCGTCGACCACGTCAGGGGCCGTGGCCTGCTGCGCGGCATCGTCCTGACGGCACCGCACGGCAAGGCGGTCGAGACGGCAGCCCGGGAGGCGGGCTTCCTGGTCAACGCCGCCACGCCGAACGTGGTGCGGCTGGCCCCGCCCCTGGTCGTCACCGACGCGCAGATCGACGCCTTCCTCACCGCCTTGCCCGCAGTCCTCGACACCGCGATGGAGGCCTCGTGA